The following proteins are co-located in the Castanea sativa cultivar Marrone di Chiusa Pesio chromosome 8, ASM4071231v1 genome:
- the LOC142607498 gene encoding E3 ubiquitin-protein ligase SIRP1-like: MEETMAARYWCHRCSQMVNPVMETGIKCPFCQDDFIEEMSSTAGDNQDPETEFGSDRALSLWAPILLGMMGNPRRRGRTRRFEFEEDEEEDNNDDNGESRHGGEADAERQLESIIRRRRRSSATILQLLQGIRAGMQSEMSENSEGDRDNRDRDRERERERERERVILINPFNQTVIVQGSFDSNRGQGENQSSIGSLGDYFIGPGLDLLLQHLAENDPNRYGTPPAQKEAIEALPTVTIKDNLQCSVCLDDFEMGAEAKQMPCKHKFHSGCILPWLELHSSCPVCRFQLPADEAKRDSDDGSRNSTNTPRESSESNESSQVSGEEGEGDGDGRSGNTRRFSFPWPFPSFFSSSTSQSGGGNSSSTPSSSSANATGSGNASQTDEN; encoded by the coding sequence atggaGGAAACAATGGCAGCAAGGTATTGGTGTCACAGGTGTTCACAAATGGTGAATCCTGTTATGGAAACTGGTATCAAATGTCCCTTTTGCCAAGATGATTTTATTGAAGAAATGAGCAGCACTGCTGGGGATAACCAAGACCCTGAAACAGAATTTGGATCTGACCGTGCCCTTTCTTTATGGGCCCCTATCTTGCTCGGCATGATGGGCAATCCTCGCCGCCGAGGGCGGACTAGACGTTTTGAATTCGAGGAGGACGAGGAGGAGGATAACAATGATGATAATGGCGAGTCACGCCATGGGGGTGAGGCTGATGCGGAGCGTCAATTGGAATCCATTattaggaggaggagaagaagcTCAGCTACTATACTACAATTGCTCCAAGGCATTCGAGCTGGAATGCAATCCGAAATGTCTGAGAATTCGGAGGGTGATAGGGATAATAGGGATAGGgatagagagagggaaagagaaagagaaagagaacgcGTAATTTTGATCAACCCTTTTAATCAAACTGTGATTGTTCAAGGTTCTTTTGATTCAAACCGGGGTCAAGGTGAGAATCAGAGCTCCATTGGGTCGCTAGGTGATTACTTCATTGGTCCTGGTTTAGATTTATTGCTGCAGCATTTGGCTGAGAATGACCCCAATAGATATGGGACACCACCGGCACAAAAGGAGGCCATTGAAGCATTGCCTACTGTGACAATTAAGGATAATTTGCAGTGTTCAGTGTGTTTAGATGATTTTGAGATGGGTGCTGAAGCAAAGCAGATGCCTTGTAAGCATAAATTTCATAGTGGGTGTATTCTGCCTTGGCTTGAGCTTCATAGTTCTTGTCCAGTATGTAGGTTCCAGCTGCCTGCTGATGAGGCAAAGCGTGATTCAGATGATGGGTCTAGAAACAGTACTAATACCCCAAGAGAGAGTAGTGAGAGCAATGAGAGCAGTCAAGTTAGTGGcgaagaaggagaaggagatggagatgggAGAAGTGGAAATACAAGAAGGTTTTCATTTCCATGGCCATTTCCTAGTTTTTTTTCATCTTCAACATCTCAATCTGGTGGAGGTAATTCTTCCTCAACACCGTCATCTTCGTCAGCTAATGCAACTGGAAGTGGGAATGCATCTCAAACAGATGAGAATTGA